The genome window ACGACCCACTGTTCGTGCGCACCGCCCAGGGCATGGTGCCGACGCCCATGGCACAGAACATCATCGGCCCGGTGCGCAACGCGCTGTCATTGCTGCGGGTGTCGGTGCAGGAAAGCCGCATCTTCAACCCGCAGCAGGCGGCCAAGACCTACCGCATCAGCATGACCGACCTCACCGAGGCGGTGATCCTGCCGCTGCTGTTCCAGCGCCTGCGCCGCCTGGCGCCCACGGTGGTGATCGAGAGTTTCCTGTCCAAGCGCCGCGAAACCACCAAGGAGCTGGCCGCCGGGCGCCTGGACTTTGCCGTGGATGCGCCGCTCAACACCGACCCGCAGGTACGCCACGTCAAGCTGATGGAAGATCGCTACGTGTGTGCCATGCGCAAGGGCCATCCCATGGCCGGCAAGGACAAGCTCACGCTGGATGACTACCTGTCGCTGACCCATATCCATATCTCCAGCCGGCGTAACGGCCTGGGTCATGTGGACCTGGCACTGGGCAAGATGGGCATCCAGCGCAAGATTGCCCTGCGCTCCCAACACTACCTGATGGCCTCGCAGGTGTTGCAGCAGACCGACATGGTCATGACCGTGCCCGAGCGCTTCGCCCGCCGCCACGAACTGCACTGGTTCAACCTGCCGGTCAACGACGTGCCGCCGGTGGAAACCCACCTGTACTGGCACGAAAGCACCGACCAGGACCCAGCCAACCGCTGGATGCGCGAGCAGATGATCGAGTTGTGCCAGCAGGTCACCGCTCACGAGAAGAAACTCGATAAACAACAGGCCTGAGGTTGAAGCGCCGGCCCTGTGGGAGGGGGCTTGCCCCCGATGGGTCGCGCAGCGACCCTTGACGTTTACGTCAACCTGCCAGTAGCTTAACGCCAAGACCTTCTTGAGCGCCCCCATGAGCACCACCTACAGCATCTCCGACCTCGCCCGCGAGCTCGACATCACCACCCGCGCCATTCGCTTCTACGAAGAACAAGGCCTGCTGGCCCCGGAACGCCGGGGCCAGGAGCGCATCTACTCGGCCCGCGACAAGGTCAGCCTCAAGCTGATCCTGCGGGGCAAGCGCATCGGTTTTTCCCTGGCCGAATGCCGCGAGCTGATCGAACTCTACGACCCCACCAGCGGCAACCACGTACAACTCAACAGCATGCTGGCGAAAATCGCCGAGCGCCGTGAGCAGCTGGAACAGCAACTGCTGGATATCGAACAGATGAAGCTGGAGCTGGACACCGCCGAAGAGCGCTGCACCCAGGCCCTGGCACACACCTTGCGCCAGGCCGACCACTGATCAGAAGGTAACCACCATGTCCCTCCCCTCACACGTACGCCTGGTGGAAGTCGGCCCGCGCGACGGTTTGCAGAACGAAGCCCAACCCATCAGCGTGGCGGACAAGGTCCGCTTGGTGGATGCATTGAGCGCAGCCGGCTTGCGCTATATCGAAGTCGGCAGTTTCGTCTCGCCCAAGTGGGTGCCGCAGATGGCCGGTTCCGCCGAGGTGTTTGCGCAGATCCAGCGCAAGCCCGGTGTGACTTATGGTGCGCTGGCGCCGAACCTGCGCGGGTTCGAGGACGCGCTGGCGGCTGGCGTTAAGGAAGTGGCGGTGTTTGCCGCCGCGTCCGAGGCGTTTTCCCAGCGCAATATCAATTGCTCCATCAGTGAAAGCCTGGAGCGCTTTGCGCCGATCATGGCGGCGGCCAGGCAGCACGGGGTCAGCGTGCGCGGCTATGTGTCGTGCGTGCTGGGGTGCCCTTATGAAGGCGAGATCGCGCCGGAACAGGTCGCGGCCGTTGCGCGGGAACTCTATGCCATGGGCTGCTATGAGGTGTCCCTCGGCGACACCATCGGCACCGGTACGGCAGGCGCCACGCGGCGGCTGTTCGAGGTGGTAGCGGCGCAGGTGCCACGGGACAAGCTCGCCGGACACTTCCATGACACCTATGGCCAGGCCATCGCGAATATCTACGCCAGCCTGCTGGAAGGCATCACGGTGTTCGACAGCTCTATCGCGGGCCTCGGCGGCTGCCCTTACGCCAAGGGCGCCAGCGGTAACGTCGCCACCGAAGACGTGCTGTACCTGCTCAACGGCCTGGGTATCGAGACCGGTATCGACCTTGAGGCATTGATTGGCGCGGGCCAGCAGATCAGCCGTGTGCTGGGCCGGCCGACAGGGTCGCGCGTGGCAAAGGCGCGTAACGCCGGTTGAGTAGCTTAGCCGTGACAATGTGTTACCGCACGCCTACACATCGAGTAACACGGGAACATATTTTGTCGTATTTGCCGTAGGCCAAACCCTACAAAAAAATCAACTCATTGATTTTAAAGGGATTTTAAAAGTTGGCACGGCTTCTGCTATCTCTATGGCATAACAAGAATAAAAAGCGCCAAACCTAATAAAAATAAGACGAAACGACTCTGACATAACAAAAACAACACGGCAGAGACGCAGCTAACAGATTTTTTTGGAGAAGATGTGCTTCGCAGGGTACGGCATGCCGAAACCCGCAACCGGTCAGAGAAAAATAAAACTACCTCAGGTAGCTGCCCACTGGTTGGATCATCACGAAGAAGCAGATCAGCGCTCAAAAAAATACGTTTGCTCTTGATCCCGGATGGGGGTCGCCAAAAACAGCGGTAAAGGGTAACGGTTGCCAAAAACAACAATAGACCGCCCCTCAATAATAAAAAAAGAGCACGCAACGACAAATTAAAGGGGACCCTCGGGTCCCCTTTGTGCTTTCCGGGCTTTATTCCTGCCCTGTCCCCAACTCTTGCATGGAAATCTCGCGCATGCGGAATTTCTGGATCTTGCCCGTCACCGTCATCGGAAACTCCTCCACGAACTTGAAGTGCTTGGGCGTCTTGAAGTGCGCGATACGACCCTTGCACCAGGCTTGCAACTCCAGCTCGTTGGCGACATGGCCGGGGTGAAACTTGACCCAGGCGACGATGGCTTCACCGTAGCGCTCGTCCGGAATGCCGATGACCTGCACATCCGCCACCGCAGGATGCGTGAAGAAAAACTCCTCCAACTCTCGCGGGTACACGTTCTCGCCGCCACGAATGATCATGTCCTTGTTGCGCCCGGCGATGCATACGTAACCCTGGGCATCCATGCTCGCCAGGTCGCCGGTGTGCATCCAGCCGGCGTCGTCGATGGCCTCGCGGGTGGCGTCGGGGTTGTTCCAGTAGCCGAGCATCACGCTATAGCCACGGGTGCACAATTCGCCGATCTCACCGCGCGCCAGCGTGTTGCCGTCGACGTCGATGATCTTGTTTTCCAACTGTGGCTGGGTGCGCCCGACAGTGGTCACGCGGCGTTCCAGGTCGTCGTCCGCTCCGGTTTGCAGCGACACCGGGCTGGTCTCGGTCATGCCGTAGGCAATCTGGACCTCGCGCATGTGCAACTCGCTGATGACCCGGCGCATCACCTCAATGGGGCACGTGGCACCGGCCATGATGCCGGTGCGCAGGGTGGACAGGTCAAAGTCGCGCAGTTGTGGATGATCGAGCAGGGCGATGAACATGGTGGGTACGCCGTAAAGACCGGTGGCGTGCTCTTCGGAAACCGCAGTGAGGGTCAGCAGCGGGTCGAAGCCGTCGTTCGGATAGATCATGGTGGTGCCGTGGGTGATGCAGCCCAGGTTGCCCATGACCATGCCGAAACAGTGATACAGCGGCACCGGGATCACCAGGCGGTCTTGCGCGGTCAGGCCCAGGCTTTCGCCGACCATGTAGCCATTGTTGAGGATGTTGTGGTGACTGAGGGTGGCGCCCTTGGGGAAGCCGGTGGTGCCGGAGGTGTACTGGATATTCACCGGCTGGTCGAAGTGCAGGCTGGCCTGACGGCTGTGCAACTGTTCGGGCGGCACGCCAGCCCCGAGCGCGGCCAGTTGCGACCAGGGCATGAACCCCGCAGGCGGGTTGGGATCGAGGCTGATGAGGCCGCGCACGTCCGGTTTCAGTTCCTGCAGCATGGCGTGGTAATCGGAGCTCTTGAATGAGCCGGCGCACACCAGCCATTGGCAACCGGACTGCTTGAGCACGTACTCCAGTTCACTGCTGCGATAAGCCGGGTTGATATTGACCAAGATCACCCCGAGCTTCGCGCTGGCAAGCTGGCTGATGCACCACTCGGCGCAATTGGGCGCCCAGATGCCCAGGCGGTCGCCGGTCTGCATGCCGAGGGCAAGAAAGGCACGGGCATGCAAATCCACCGTCTCGGCCAACTGCCGCCAGGTGTAGCGGCGTTGTTGATGGCGCACCACCAGGGCCTCGCCATCGGGAAACTGCGCGACGGTTCGGTCAAAGGCTTGGCCAATCGTCATGGCCAGCAAGGTCTTGTCCTGTGAGCCACGGCTGTAGCTCTGGTTCGGTTGATCCATAACGACCCCTGTTGTCTTTTTTGTAGGTTGACGTAAACGTAAACTACGATTGACAGCGCCGTAACGCAAGCTTACGTTAACGTAAAGGTGAGCGCCCTCCCCTGGCGCCCCATCCACACAACAACAATGCTCACATTAAGGTGCCTGTCCATGAGTTACCCGTCCCTGAACTTCGCCCTCGGTGAAACCATCGACATGCTGCGCGACCAGGTGCAGTCCTTTGTGAGCAAGGAAATCGCGCCCCGTGCGGCGCAGATCGACATCGACAACCTGTTCCCCGCCGACCTGTGGCGCAAGTTCGGCGACATGGGCCTGCTGGGCATTACCGTCCCAGAAGAATACGGCGGCGCCGGCCTGGGCTACCTGGCCCACGTGGTGGCCATGGAGGAAATCAGCCGGGGCTCGGCTTCAGTGGCGTTGTCCTACGGCGCGCACTCCAACCTGTGTGTGAACCAGATCAACCGCAACGGCAATCACGCACAGAAACTCCAATACCTGCCCAAGCTCATCAGCGGCGAACACGTCGGCGCCCTGGCCATGAGCGAGCCGAATGCCGGCTCCGATGTGGTCTCGATGAAGCTGCGCGCCGATAAACGCGGCGATCATTACGTACTCAACGGCAGCAAGACCTGGATCACCAACGGTCCCGACGCCAGCACCTATGTGATCTACGCCAAGACCGACCTGGAAAAGGGCCCCCACGGCATCACCGCGTTTATCGTCGAGCGCGACTGGAAAGGCTTCAGCCGCAGCAACAAGTTCGACAAGCTGGGCATGCGCGGCTCCAACACCTGCGAGCTGTTTTTCGATGACGTGCAAGTGCCGGAAGAAAACATCCTCGGCGTGCTCAACGGCGGCGTCAAAGTGCTGATGAGCGGCCTCGACTATGAGCGTGTGGTGCTCTCCGGCGGCCCTACCGGGATCATGCAGGCGTGCATGGACCTGATCGTGCCCTACATCCACGACCGCAAGCAGTTCGGCCAGAGCATCGGCGAATTCCAGTTGATCCAGGGCAAGGTCGCCGACATGTACACCCAGCTCAATGCCAGCCGCGCCTACCTCTACGCGGTGGCCCAGGCTTGCGAGCGTGGCGAGACCACGCGCAAGGATGCCGCCGGGGTGATCCTCTACAGTGCCGAACGCGCCACGCAAATGGCCCTGGACGCGATCCAGATTCTCGGCGGCAATGGCTACATCAACGAATTCCCGGCTGGGCGCCTGCTGCGCGACGCCAAGCTGTATGAGATCGGCGCCGGCACCAGTGAGATCCGGCGGATGTTGATCGGTCGCGAACTCTTCAACGAAACCCGCTGAAGGAGCGCACCATGGCCACTCTGCATACCCAGCTCAATCCGCGCTCGGCAGAATTTGCTGCCAACAGCGCCGCGATGCGCCAACAGGTCGACGCCCTGCACACCCTGCTCGCCCACGTGCAGCAAGGTGGCGGCGCCAAGGCACAGGAGCGACACACCTCACGCGGCAAATTGCTGCCCCGCGAACGTATCAATCGTTTGCTCGACCCGGGCTCGCCGTTCCTTGAACTCAGCCAACTGGCGGCCCATCAGGTCTACGGCGAAGACGTGCCGGCCGCCGGGGTGATTGCCGGGATCGGCCGCGTGGAAGGCGTCGAATGCATGATCGTCGCTAACGACGCCACGGTGAAAGGCGGCTCCTACTACCCGCTCACCGTCAAAAAACACCTGCGCGCGCAGACCATCGCCGAGCAGAACCGCCTGCCGTGCATCTACCTGGTGGACTCTGGCGGCGCCAACCTGCCGCGCCAGGACGAAGTGTTTCCCGACCGTGAGCACTTCGGGCGGATCTTCTTCAACCAGGCCAACATGAGCGCCCAGGGCATCCCGCAGATCGCGGTGGTGATGGGCTCGTGCACCGCCGGTGGCGCCTATGTGCCAGCCATGGCCGACGAAGCAATCATGGTGCGCAACCAGGCCACTATCTTCCTTGCCGGCCCACCGCTGGTGAAGGCCGCCACCGGCGAAGTGGTGACTGCCGAAGACCTCGGTGGTGCCGATGTGCACTGCAAGATCTCCGGCGTGGCCGACCACTATGCCGACAGCGATGAGCATGCACTGGCGCTGGCCCGGCGCAGCGTGGCTAACCTCAACTGGCGCAAACAAGGCCAGTTGCTGCAACGCTCGCCAGTCGCGCCGCTATACAGCGGTGAAGAGTTGTACGGCTTGATCCCGGCCGACGCCAAGCAGCCGTTTGATGTACGCGAAGTCATTGCACGGCTGGTGGACGGTTCGGTGTTCGATGAATTCAAGGCGCTGTTTGGCACCACCCTGGTGTGCGGCTTTGCCCACCTGCACGGCTACCCGATTGCGATCCTGGCCAACAACGGGATTCTGTTTGCCGAAGCGGCGCAAAAAGGCGCGCATTTTATCGAACTGGCCTGCCAGCGCGGTATTCCGCTGCTGTTCCTGCAGAACATCACCGGCTTCATGGTCGGCCAGAAGTACGAAGCCGGCGGCATCGCCAAGCACGGCGCCAAGCTGGTCACCGCCGTGGCCTGTGCCAAGGTACCGAAATTCACGGTGATCATCGGCGGCAGCTTTGGTGCCGGCAACTACGGCATGTGTGGCCGCGCCTATGACCCGCGCTTTTTGTGGATGTGGCCGAACGCGCGTATTGGCGTGATGGGCGCCGAGCAGGCGGCGGGTGTGCTGGTGCAGGTCAAGCGCGAGCAGGCTGAACGCGCCGGCACAGGGTTCAGCGCCGAGGAAGAGGCGGCGATCAAGCAGCCGATCCTCGACCAGTACGAAACCCAGGGCCACCCCTACTACTCCAGCGCACGCCTGTGGGACGACGGTGTGATCGACCCGTTGCAAACCCGTGACGTGCTGGCCCTGGCCTTGTCCGCGTCGCTGAATGCCCCCATCGAGCCGAGCCGCTTCGGCGTGTTCCGCATGTAAATGGAGCTGTACCCCATGAGCGATTTCAACACCCTCGAACTGATCACCGACCCCCGTGGCTTTGCCACGCTGTGGCTCAGTCGTGAAGACAAGAACAACGCGTTCAACGCCGAGATGATCCGCGAACTGATCATCGCCCTCGACCGGGTACAAGGCGATCCGTCCCTGCGCTTCCTGGTCCTGCGCGGGCGCGGCAAGCACTTCAGCGCCGGCGCCGACCTGGCCTGGATGCAGCAGTCGGCAGAACTGGACTACCACACCAACCTGGACGATGCCCGCGAACTCGCGGAGCTGATGTACAACCTGGCCAAACTGAAAATCCCGACCCTGGCGGTGGTGCAAGGCGCGGCCTACGGCGGTGCGCTGGGCTTGATCAGTTGCTGCGACATGGCGATTGGCGCCGATGATGCGCAGTTCTGCCTGTCGGAAGTGCGCATCGGCCTGGCGCCAGCGGTGATCAGCCCGTTCGTGGTACAGGCCATCGGCGAACGTGCGGCGCGGCGCTATGCCCTGACCGCCGAACGCTTTGGCGGCCAGCGCGCGCGCGACATCGGCTTGCTGGCGGAGAGTTATCCCCTTGGCGAGTTGGATGATCAAGTCGAACAGTGGATTGCCAACCTGCTGCAAAACAGCCCGGCGGCGATGCGCGCCAGCAAAGACTTGCTGCGCGAAGTGGGCAACGGTGCCCTCACCCCGGCGCTGCGTCGCTACTGCGAAAACGCCATTGCGCGCATCCGGGTCAGCGCCGAAGGCCAGGAAGGCTTGCGCGCTTTCCTGCAAAAACGTCCACCGAGCTGGCAGCCCCAGGAGCCGCGTTCATGAGTACATTGACGACCCTGCTGGTAGCCAACCGTGGCGAGATCGCCTGCCGCGTGATGCGCACCGCCAAGGCCATGGGCCTGACTACCGTCGCGGTGCACAGCGCCATCGACCGCGATGCACGCCACAGCCGTGAGGCGGATATTCGTGTCGACCTGGGCGGCAGCAAAGCTACCGACAGTTACCTGCAAATCGACAAGCTGATCGCCGCCGCCCAGGCCAGTGGCGCCCAGGCGATCCACCCGGGGTACGGTTTTCTGTCGGAAAACGCCGGGTTTGCCCGTGCGATTGAAGCCGCCGGGTTGATCTTCCTCGGGCCGCCCGCCTCCGCCATCGATGCCATGGGCAGCAAGTCGGCCGCCAAGGCGCTGATGGAAACCGCCGGTGTGCCCCTGGTGCCGGGTTATCACGGCGAAGCCCAGGACCTGGACACTTTCCGCGCCGCCTGCGAGCGCATTGGCTACCCCGTGCTGCTCAAGGCCACCGCCGGTGGTGGCGGCAAGGGCATGAAGGTGGTCGAGGACGTCAGCCAGTTGGCCGAAGCGCTGGCCTCGGCCCAGCGTGAGGCGCTGTCGTCTTTCGGCAATGGGCAGATGCTGGTGGAGAAATACCTGCTCAAGCCACGTCATGTGGAGATCCAGGTGTTTGCCGATCAGCATGGGCACTGCCTGTACCTCAACGAACGGGATTGCTCGATCCAGCGTCGCCACCAGAAGGTCGTCGAGGAAGCACCGGCACCGGGGTTGAGTGTTGAACAACGCAAGGCCATGGGCGAGGCGGCCGTGCGTGCGGCCCTGGCCATCGGGTATGTCGGTGCGGGCACCGTGGAATTCTTGCTGGACGCGCGCGGTGAGTTTTTCTTCATGGAGATGAACACGCGACTGCAGGTGGAACACCCGGTCACCGAGGCGATTACCGGCCTGGATCTGGTGGCCTGGCAGATTCGTGTCGCCCAGGGCGAGGCGCTGCCGATCACCCAGGAACAGGTGCCGCTGGTCGGCCATGCGATCGAAGTGCGGCTGTATGCCGAGGACCCGGCCAATGACTTCCTGCCCGCCACCGGGCACCTGGCGCTGTACCGTGAATCCGCACCAGGCCCGGGACGCCGTGTGGACAGCGGTGTCGAGCAGGGTGACAACGTCTCGCCGTTCTATGACCCCATGCTCGGCAAGCTGATTGCCTGGGGCGAGGACCGTGAACAGGCGCGACTGCGGTTGCTGGGCATGCTGGATGAGTTTGCCATCGGCGGCCTCAAGACCAACCTGGGTTTTCTGCGGCGCATTATCGGGCATCCGGCATTTGCGGCGGCCGAGTTGGATACCGGGTTTATTCCGCGTTATCAGGATGAATTGCTGCCGGCCCCAAGAGAGCTAAGTGATGAGTTTTGGCAGGCGGCTGGCGCGGCCTTTGTTCAGAGCCTGCCGCCGGGTGAGGGACCGTGGGCGGATAGGCACGGCTTTCGCGCCGGGCTGCCTGCCGAGGTGTCGCTGCATTTGAGTTGCGATGGCCAGGACCGACTGGTGACGCTGGCCGCCCAGGCGCCACAGTTGCGGGGCGAACAGTTGCTGATCGAACAACAGGGCGTGCGTCGCAGCCATCTGGCGGTACGCCATGACCCCACGGTGTATCTGCGTTGGGACGGCGAGATGCATGGCGTCACACTGTTCGATCCGATTGCGGCAGTCGAGGCCAACCAGTCGCACCAGGGTGGGCTGACAGCGCCGATGAACGGCAGCATCGTACGGGTGCTGGTGGAGGTGGGCCAACCGGTGGAAGCCGGCGCGCAACTGGTAGTGCTGGAAGCGATGAAAATGGAACACAGCATCCGTGCGCCCCAGGCCGGGGTGGTCAAGGCACTGTTCTGCCAGGAAGGCGAAATGGTTGCCGAAGGTTGCGCATTGGTGGAGCTCGAAACGGCGGGTTAAAACTTTGCCGTGGCCTGTACGACGACGCCCAGCAGCCGGCAATCGTCGGTCAACAACTGCTTCGGGTAGGTGGGATTGAGCGGCACCAGGTAACGCTGGCCGCTCTCTTCCAGCAACTGGCGAAAGGTCGCCTGGGGGCTCCCAACCCACTGGGCCACTACCAATTTACCGGGCTCGGCGGCAATGGCCGGGTCCACCAGGATCATCATGCCCGCACTGATGCTCAGGCCACTGGGTGCGGTCATGGCGTCGCCGGTGACCGGCAGCCAGAAGGCTTCGCCCCGGGCGTGGTAATCCGTCAGCTCGAAGCGGGAAGCGCCGTAAGGTGTTCGCGGCTCACGCAATTCGCACAGCCCTTTCCAGTCGCTGACCGGATAGCGGAAATACGGGTTGTAGTTTTTCTCCGCAGGCGGCTCATCGACCCGCTCGCGGATATCCAGCGCGACTTCCAGGTAGCCCAGCCCCAGCGCCGCCAGCACCCGATTCATGTCCACCAGGCTCGGCGCACGGCGCTTGTTGAGCCAATGGCCGACACCGCTCTGGGACATGCCCAGGCGCTCAGCCAGTTCACCCTGTGTGACCTTGCGGTCTTCCATATTGGCCTTGACCAACGCGATCCAGTTATCCATGGGCGCTGACAATACGTCACGCAGTTTCCAGGGCAATAAACAGTTTGTAGTAATCCATAAAACGACATAAATACGATACGTACTATCATCGGGCATAAGGTTTTCGACACCCACCCCAGAGTACCGCCCCTTATGACGACAAGCCCGTATCTGCTACCTGAAATCCCCGAAGACACCGAGCTGCACGACCTGCGCAGCAGTGGCGCCGCCAAGCGCGCATTGGACTTTTACTTGAAAGAAGATATGTCGGAATCAGCCCCTGGCGAGGCCCTGTTTGCCATCAAGCCGGGCATTGGCCGTGAAGAAGCCCTGGTGCACGCCTCGGATCTGTTGCGCAGCGCTGCAGCCACGGCCTATGAGTCAGCGAGCAGCCATCAGGGCAATCATCGGGACCTGGCGTTTTCGGTGGTGTATTTGATCGATATGGCGAAGGCGATGGTAGAGCGATCGTTGCAGGCGCCGGAGGCTCAGGCGAACGGATGACAGGCGCGAAGGAAAAATATTTCTATCCAGGGGATAAAAACATTTGACTTGCAAATGATAATGATTATTATTGGACCCAGCTGATCACGAGATCAGTCGATAGACCAAGGGACCTTAGGTCGGACTCTTGGAATATCTCCTCATCAGGCTAATCACGGTTTTTGACCCGGCTCTTTGGCCGGGTCTTTTTTTTGCCAGTTTCCCTGGCATGGCTTCAGGCTAATGAAGACTGTGTTGCTTGATGGCGCGCATGGTAGCAAAAGACCATCGCCAAAAGAAAGCCAGCCGACCGCTCTAGCCCAGATCTTTGCGAAATAGCGCTTGAGAATCAATCTCATAGATTCTAAGCTGCTGCTGCGTCAAGGAAGACGCCCCCTCCCCTTCGCAACAATTTTGCGTCCAGTCTTTACCAGACTCCTGTGTAAGATAGCCGCCACAACACTCATATTCAGGCAACCAGACTATGACCGTGGCCTTGACCTCCATCAGGATCAGCACCGACTTCGACAGTGGCAATATCCAGGTACTGGATGCCCACGACGCCTATCAGTTATTGCTGGCCATCAAACCCGACACACGCAGCCCACATTACCAATGGTTCCACTTCAAGGCCGAAGGCATGCACGTGGGTCATACCCACACCTTTCGCCTGAGCAACGCGGGTAAATCGTCCTACCCACACGCGTGGAGCGGCTACAACGCCGTGGCCTCCTATGACCACGTCAATTGGTTCCGGGTGCCGTCGCGCTTCGATGGGGAAATCCTGCATATCAGTTTGGAAACCCGTGAGAAGCTAGCCTGGTTCGCCTATTTCGAACCCTATAGCCGTGAGCGCCACGACTGGCTGATCGAGCAGGCCCTGAGTCGCGCCAATACCCAGTTGCTGGCCACCGGCAAAAGTGCCGAAGGCCGTGACATCCAACTGCTGCGTCGCGGCAAAGGCGGCGAAGGTCGGCGCAAGATCTGGATCATCGCCCAACAGCATCCCGGCGAGCACATGGCCGAATGGTTCATGGAAGGCATCATCGAACGCCTGCAACAGGACGGTGACGCCGAGCTGAAAAAACTGCTGAAAGCTGCCGACCTGTACCTGGTGCCCAACATGAACCCGGACGGTGCCTTCCACGGCCACCTGCGCACCAACGCCATGGGCCAGGACCTCAATCGCGCCTGGCAGAGCGCCAGCCAGGAGATCAGCCCGGAGGTATTGTTCGTCCAGCAACAGATGGAAAAGTACGGCGTCGACCTGTTTCTCGATATCCACGGCGACGAGGAAATCCCCTACGTCTTCACCGCCGGCTGCGAAGGCAACCCGGGGTACACCCCACGCATCGAGGCATTGGAAAAACATTTCCGCAGCCACTTGAGCGCCCTGACCCGCGACTTCCAGACCACCCACGGCTACACCCGCCACCTGCCGGGCGAAGCCAACATGACCCTGGCGTGCAACGCGGTAGGCCAGAAATACGACTGCCTGTCCCTGACCCTGGAAATGCCCTTCAAGGACAACGACGACGCGCCCAACCCGAAGACCGGCTGGTCCGGCGAGCGCTCCAAGCAGTTGGGCAAGGACGTGCTGAGCACGGTGGCCGATATCGTCAACGTGCTGCGCTGACGCCCTCTCCCACCGGCATCACTCTTGGGTGCCGGTCATGCTCTGCAACACGCCGTCGCGGCGGATCAACCCATGGAACAACGCCGCCGCCAGGTGCAACAGCACCGTCAGGAACAGCAGGTAGGCGAGATAACCGTGGGCCTTGCGCAGCACCGCGAACAACGGCGCATCCGCGCCCACCAGTGCCGGCAGTTGCACCGAACTGCCGAGCATCACCGGGTCGCCCGCCGCCGAAATCATCGCCCAGCCCAGCAGCGGCAATACCAGCATCAAGGCATACAGCAGCACATGGGACGCCTTGGCCGCCAACACTTGCCACAGTGGCAAGTCGGTGGGCAATGGTGGCTGACGGGTGGCGAAACGCACCATCAGGCGCACGATCACCAGCGCCAGAATCGCGATGCCCAGCGGCTTGTGCAGGTGGATCAACCACTCATGCCGCTCCGAGACAGACGCCGCCAGGCCCGCACCGATAAACAGCATGGCGATGATCATCAGCGCCATCAGCCAGTGCAGCAAACGCGCCAGCGGGGCAAAAAACCGTGGTTGGGCATTCATGGCTTCGACTCCTGAGGGGCGCTGTGCAACGGGCCGACTTCACCGGCGCGACGCAGGTAGGAACTGGCATACGCCGCCGAACGTGCCGCCAGCAACGGGTCATTGGACGCTTCGATGCCACTGGGCAGAATCAGCGGGTCGAAGTTGATGTCGCGGCAATCACCGTCCGCCTGCGGCTGGCT of Pseudomonas azotoformans contains these proteins:
- a CDS encoding LexA family protein, with translation MDNWIALVKANMEDRKVTQGELAERLGMSQSGVGHWLNKRRAPSLVDMNRVLAALGLGYLEVALDIRERVDEPPAEKNYNPYFRYPVSDWKGLCELREPRTPYGASRFELTDYHARGEAFWLPVTGDAMTAPSGLSISAGMMILVDPAIAAEPGKLVVAQWVGSPQATFRQLLEESGQRYLVPLNPTYPKQLLTDDCRLLGVVVQATAKF
- a CDS encoding DUF6124 family protein, translated to MTTSPYLLPEIPEDTELHDLRSSGAAKRALDFYLKEDMSESAPGEALFAIKPGIGREEALVHASDLLRSAAATAYESASSHQGNHRDLAFSVVYLIDMAKAMVERSLQAPEAQANG
- a CDS encoding cytochrome b, producing the protein MNAQPRFFAPLARLLHWLMALMIIAMLFIGAGLAASVSERHEWLIHLHKPLGIAILALVIVRLMVRFATRQPPLPTDLPLWQVLAAKASHVLLYALMLVLPLLGWAMISAAGDPVMLGSSVQLPALVGADAPLFAVLRKAHGYLAYLLFLTVLLHLAAALFHGLIRRDGVLQSMTGTQE
- a CDS encoding acetyl/propionyl/methylcrotonyl-CoA carboxylase subunit alpha; this translates as MSTLTTLLVANRGEIACRVMRTAKAMGLTTVAVHSAIDRDARHSREADIRVDLGGSKATDSYLQIDKLIAAAQASGAQAIHPGYGFLSENAGFARAIEAAGLIFLGPPASAIDAMGSKSAAKALMETAGVPLVPGYHGEAQDLDTFRAACERIGYPVLLKATAGGGGKGMKVVEDVSQLAEALASAQREALSSFGNGQMLVEKYLLKPRHVEIQVFADQHGHCLYLNERDCSIQRRHQKVVEEAPAPGLSVEQRKAMGEAAVRAALAIGYVGAGTVEFLLDARGEFFFMEMNTRLQVEHPVTEAITGLDLVAWQIRVAQGEALPITQEQVPLVGHAIEVRLYAEDPANDFLPATGHLALYRESAPGPGRRVDSGVEQGDNVSPFYDPMLGKLIAWGEDREQARLRLLGMLDEFAIGGLKTNLGFLRRIIGHPAFAAAELDTGFIPRYQDELLPAPRELSDEFWQAAGAAFVQSLPPGEGPWADRHGFRAGLPAEVSLHLSCDGQDRLVTLAAQAPQLRGEQLLIEQQGVRRSHLAVRHDPTVYLRWDGEMHGVTLFDPIAAVEANQSHQGGLTAPMNGSIVRVLVEVGQPVEAGAQLVVLEAMKMEHSIRAPQAGVVKALFCQEGEMVAEGCALVELETAG
- a CDS encoding gamma-carboxygeranoyl-CoA hydratase — protein: MSDFNTLELITDPRGFATLWLSREDKNNAFNAEMIRELIIALDRVQGDPSLRFLVLRGRGKHFSAGADLAWMQQSAELDYHTNLDDARELAELMYNLAKLKIPTLAVVQGAAYGGALGLISCCDMAIGADDAQFCLSEVRIGLAPAVISPFVVQAIGERAARRYALTAERFGGQRARDIGLLAESYPLGELDDQVEQWIANLLQNSPAAMRASKDLLREVGNGALTPALRRYCENAIARIRVSAEGQEGLRAFLQKRPPSWQPQEPRS
- a CDS encoding M14 family metallopeptidase: MTVALTSIRISTDFDSGNIQVLDAHDAYQLLLAIKPDTRSPHYQWFHFKAEGMHVGHTHTFRLSNAGKSSYPHAWSGYNAVASYDHVNWFRVPSRFDGEILHISLETREKLAWFAYFEPYSRERHDWLIEQALSRANTQLLATGKSAEGRDIQLLRRGKGGEGRRKIWIIAQQHPGEHMAEWFMEGIIERLQQDGDAELKKLLKAADLYLVPNMNPDGAFHGHLRTNAMGQDLNRAWQSASQEISPEVLFVQQQMEKYGVDLFLDIHGDEEIPYVFTAGCEGNPGYTPRIEALEKHFRSHLSALTRDFQTTHGYTRHLPGEANMTLACNAVGQKYDCLSLTLEMPFKDNDDAPNPKTGWSGERSKQLGKDVLSTVADIVNVLR